In the genome of Nonomuraea sp. NBC_00507, the window CGGCGCGGGGGTTGGCCAGGAAGTTCTCCCGCACGGTGAGTTCGAGCGCGCAACCCTCCTCATGGCGGTTGCTGGTGACGAATCCGATGCCCGCGTCGACGGCGGCGGCTACCGACCCGGGCCGGTACGGCCTGCCGTCGAGCAGCGCCTCACCGCCCAGGAGGGGCCGCGCTCCGGCGAGGGCCCGGCCGAGCTCCATGTGGCCCGCGCCGGTGAGGCCCACCATGCCGAGGACCTCCCCGGCACGCAGATCCAGATCGACCGGCCCGGCGCCGCGCGTGGTGACGCCGGTGAGCCGGAGTACGGTGGCGCCGGGGGCGCGAGAGGCGTGGGGCCGATGACTCTCCGGCTCGTGTCCCACGATGTCGCGCACGAGCCGGTCGGGACCATGGTCGGCGAGGTGGCCCTGGCTGATGAGGCGGCCGTCGCGCAGGACCGCGAAGCGGTCGGCCACCTGATAGACCTCGTCGAGCCGGTGGCTGACGTAGACGATGCCGTGCCCGCGGTCGCGCAGCGTGTGCAGGACGTCGAACAGCCGCGCGCAGTCCGTGGCGGGCAGGCTGGCCGTGGGCTCGTCGAGGACGATGAGACCGGCCCGGGTGGACAGTGCGCGGGCGATGGCGACGAGGGAGCGTTCAGCGCGCGTGAGGTCGGCCACCGGCGTGTCCGGATGCAGATGACCGGCGACGATCCCGAGGGCCTCGGCGCAGCGCTCGCGGACCCGCCGCCAGGAGACGAGCCCGGCGCTGCGCGGGTAGCCGGTGCCGAGGGCGATGTTCTCGGCCACCGTCATCCACTCCACCAGGCCGAGGTCCTGATGGATGAACGACATCTCGGCGGAGGCGACGCCCGTGCCGAGGGAGTGTCCCGCCACGGTGACCCGGCCCTCGTCGGCGCGGTAGACGCCGGCGAGGATCTTGATGAGCGTCGACTTCCCCGCGCCGTTGTGACCCAGGAGCGCGAGCACGCTGCCCTTGTGGATGTCGAGGTCGAGATCGGCCAGTGCCAGGGTGCCGCCGAACCGCTTGCGCAGGCCCCGGATGGTCACCAGCGGACTGGATGCCGCGTCGTCGGTAGCGTCATGCACGGATTTCTCCGAAGGGATCTTCCGGCCGATGACCATTCACCGGCACGAACAGAATCCTGTACATCGACCAGTATGTTGGTC includes:
- a CDS encoding sugar ABC transporter ATP-binding protein, with protein sequence MHDATDDAASSPLVTIRGLRKRFGGTLALADLDLDIHKGSVLALLGHNGAGKSTLIKILAGVYRADEGRVTVAGHSLGTGVASAEMSFIHQDLGLVEWMTVAENIALGTGYPRSAGLVSWRRVRERCAEALGIVAGHLHPDTPVADLTRAERSLVAIARALSTRAGLIVLDEPTASLPATDCARLFDVLHTLRDRGHGIVYVSHRLDEVYQVADRFAVLRDGRLISQGHLADHGPDRLVRDIVGHEPESHRPHASRAPGATVLRLTGVTTRGAGPVDLDLRAGEVLGMVGLTGAGHMELGRALAGARPLLGGEALLDGRPYRPGSVAAAVDAGIGFVTSNRHEEGCALELTVRENFLANPRAGGLSALRWISPRRERADATSLVERFGVRPADSEAPIATLSGGNQQKIMIGRWLRISRRVVILEEPTAGVDVGAKAEIYRLLDGALAEGLAVLLISTDFEEIANVCHRALVFVRGTVTAELSGDDLTVTELTHAASAMPALAGPALTGPALTGTVGE